GTGGTCGAGCAGCGACTCGTACAGCGTGGGCGCCCCGGGGAACACCGTGATGCGCGCGTCCTGTACGCGTTGCAGGGCGCGTCCGGCGTCGAACACCGCCTCGGGATACATGGTGGCGCCCGCGGCAACGCACGCGAGGATGCCGGCCTTCAGTCCGAACATGTGGAAGTACGGGTTGACCATGAGGTAGCGGTCGCCGGCGCGCAGGCCGGTCATCGCCACCCAGTCGCGCGCCACGGTCAGCGTGCGGCCGTGCGTCATCACGACGCCCTTCGGCACACCCGTGGTGCCCGACGTGAACAGGATGTCGGACACGTCGTCGTCGGTGACCTTCACGTCGACGGGTTCCGCCTCGGGCAAGCCGTCGAGGTCGATCACGCGCAGGCCGGGCGCGTCGACCATCGACGCGTAGTCGACGCCGAGGAAGTCGCGCACGGTGAGCAACGTCGACGCGCCGCTGCGCTGCAGGATGACCTCCGCCTCTGCGCCCTTGAAGCGGGTGTTGATCGGCACGAGCGTGGCGCCGGCTTCCCAGATGCCGAGGACCGCCACGATCCACTGCCAGCAGTTCGGCGCCCAGATGGCGACGCGCTCGCCGCCGCCGAACGTTGCCCCAACGCGGCGCGCCGCGTTGCGCAGCTCGCCGTAGGTCAACGTGACGTCACCATCGACGACCGCGATCAGCGCGGGATCGGTGGCGGCGAGCAGCTCCGGGATGCTCAACGCAGGACTTTGGCCTCGACGTTCATCAGCCGCGCCAGGTTGCCGCCCATGATCTTGGCGACGACCTCGTCGGAGAGGCCGTGCAGGTCGTCGGCGAACGTCGTCGGGTCGGCGAGGCCCTCGGGGTGCGGGAAGTCGGAGCCGAACAGCACGTGGTCTTCGCCGATCATGTCGGCGAGCACGGCGGGGTCCTCTTCCCAGAACGGGCTGATGTAGATGTTGCGCCGTACGACGTCGATCGGTCGCTCCATGAAGTCCTGCGGCATCTTCTT
The DNA window shown above is from Acidimicrobiales bacterium and carries:
- a CDS encoding AMP-binding protein, with product MSIPELLAATDPALIAVVDGDVTLTYGELRNAARRVGATFGGGERVAIWAPNCWQWIVAVLGIWEAGATLVPINTRFKGAEAEVILQRSGASTLLTVRDFLGVDYASMVDAPGLRVIDLDGLPEAEPVDVKVTDDDVSDILFTSGTTGVPKGVVMTHGRTLTVARDWVAMTGLRAGDRYLMVNPYFHMFGLKAGILACVAAGATMYPEAVFDAGRALQRVQDARITVFPGAPTLYESLLDHPDRDTYDLSSLRVAVTGAADIPVTLIERVRTELPFELVVTGYGLTEAGTVSATSADDDATTVATTVGRARPGYEMRIDGHEPVGEVLVRSATVMREYLDDPEATAAAIDADGWLHTGDLGTIGDDGCLRIVGRSKDMFIVGGFNAYPAEIENLLLRHAGVAQAAVIGVPDERLGEVGMAFVVGDVDPDELVAWAKENMANYKVPRRVEVVAALPVNATGKVVKDELRAMVTR